One part of the Oxyura jamaicensis isolate SHBP4307 breed ruddy duck chromosome 4 unlocalized genomic scaffold, BPBGC_Ojam_1.0 oxy4_random_OJ70570, whole genome shotgun sequence genome encodes these proteins:
- the WBP1 gene encoding WW domain-binding protein 1, whose protein sequence is PPGPGALQQAPSSGGGRPCSVPRVSRCRRPPQAREYCPGVNNQPYVCETGHCCGETGCCTYYYELWWFWLLWTILILFSCCCAYRHRRAKLRLQQQQRQREINLIAYHGACNYPTSMMDLRMLASFKLPAYEEVAHRPSTPPPPYSAILAQLSGPRSRLGSSSLTLSPSSENYTSCSCESSCVTSPSSTSLSVQVTDETERSRASTPSEEGGTSSTGTGASWELPEELPPRPAPHKHALFSSNVDFFEADCHRCSDIEEGEEEEEGGAAPEEGGEHYRHRRLTGDSGIEVGRCQEEEGGEESEGEAVRLLGKAGPAPPPARCSIPAEGGGGEPGAPTLPV, encoded by the exons CCCCCCGGTCCCGGTGCCTTGCAGCAGGCGCCcagcagcggcggcgggcggccgtGCTCGGTGCCCCGCGTCTCACGGTGTCGCCGCCCCCCGCAGGCCCGGGAGTACTGCCCGGGGGTGAACAACCAGCCCTACGTGTGTGAGACCGGGCACTGCTGCGGAGAGACCGGCTGCTGCACGTACTACTACGAGCTGTGGT GGTTCTGGCTGCTCTGGACCATCCTCAtcctcttcagctgctgctgtgcctaCCGGCACCGCCGGGCCAAGCTgcgcctgcagcagcagcagcggcagcgggAGATCAACCTCATCGCCTACCACGGTGCCTGCAACTACCCCACCTCCATGATGGATCTCA GGATGCTGGCTTCCTTCAAGCTGCCTGCCTACGAGGAGGTGGCCCACCGGCCCAgcacgccgccgccgccctaCAGCGCCATCCTGGCCCAGCTGAGCGGGCCGCGCAGCCGCCTGGGCTCCAGCAGCCTCACGCTCTCGCCCAGCTCGGAGAACTACACCAGCTGCTCCTGCGAGTCGAGCTGCGTGAcgtcccccagcagcacctcgCTGTCGGTGCAGGTGACGGACGAGACGGAGCGCAGCCGGGCCAGCACGCCCAGCGAGGAGGGCGGCACCAGCAGCACCGGCACCGGCgccagctgggagctgcccgAGGAGCTGCCCCCCCGTCCGGCCCCGCACAAGCACGCCCTCTTCTCCTCCAACGTGGACTTCTTCGAGGCCGACTGCCACCGCTGCTCAGACATCGAGGaaggcgaggaggaggaggagggcggcgCGGCCCCGGAGGAGGGCGGCGAGCACTACCGGCACCGGCGCCTGACGGGCGACTCGGGCATCGAGGTGGGGCgctgccaggaggaggagggcggcgAGGAGAGCGAGGGCGAGGCCGTGCGCCTGCTGGGCAaggccggccccgcgccgcccccggcccggtgCAGCATCCCGGCcgaggggggcggcggggagccgggcGCTCCCACCCTGCCCGTCTga